AGAATAGAGAAGAAACTCTGAAAATTGGAAACAGAAAATACTACTATCCATTTAAATAAACAACCATAGTAAAATAAGATTTAATTATACTAAACTATGGAAGACACCAAATATGTAATGTCAACCTGAGGAATCATGACTGAAGGCAAAAGTTCAAACAAAAATTTAATTGTACCGCAGCAATTGTCGTTTTAAGTGCTAGTCCATGAACTCGGGGCAAAATCACTTGCGTAACCAGCTGAAAGGAAGAACAGAATGACATCAGAAACATCATAGAAGTTGCTTCTTTAATACTAGATGTTTGAGTGAAAAAACAGAGGGGGGCTAACAGTTATCTGATATTCGGCTGAACAGAATAATCAGCAACTCAAAGGGGTTAAATATGTTCATGGTCCCTCAAATATCACAATTTTCTCATTTGGTTGGctgctcattttttttttctttttccaaatgACTCcttcaaaaattattttagaaacATTGTAACAATATAACTTAAAAAACGTGTAAACCAAGTTACGAAGTACTCAACAGAAAATATGTGATATTTTAGAACTTGTGTGTAACCAATAACTAGAAGTTGCATAGGAGTATAGCATTTACCTGAGGATCAAGTTGCTTGGCTAGGGATACAGATTTTTTCAGGACCTCTTCTTGTAATCGTGCATCATTATCATCATAGGCCCGAACAATCATTGGAAGAACATGTGAAATTAAATGCTCTTGACTAGTCTAAATGCATAAAGAATGGAATaataagttaaaaataaaatatagtcACAGAGATGCAAGGATTTTTTAATCTTCAAAATAAAGGAACTGCATATAAGCTCAAAAGTACCTTGTTTATAATAAGTTCAGCATGCTTCACAAGTAGTAACAATGTGTCACCAGCTGCAGTGCTCAAGACAGGGACTAGAGCTGGAAGTGTTGATTGCTCAAAATCATTCTTGTcctgaaaaataaattaaaatgttgTCAAACTATGACTCATAATTCAGGCATTTTACGGAAGTGATGAAAACAAGAGATATTAGTACCTGAGACTCTGCAATGGTTAGGACCATTGGTAGAATCATCGGCTGTATCACCAAATTCCTAAGTTCTGCACAAAGTGGTGGAAGGACCTGTATAGAAGTTAATTTGTCTAAATTACATTCATGACAAAACtaaaagaatagaactcttgaTTCAATAGACTTCAGAGAAAATAagcaatttcaaaataaaagggAGTTAAGTTTAACAATGTGGTACAACTCCAAAATGCAATAGGGAGATAACAATGGCATACTCAGGTCAAAACCGAAATCTTCAAACTAACTGGCCATAAGACTAAGTAATTAACAGATCAAAACTGTACTTAATTATGTACTGGACAAGAAAAGTGACATAAATTAAGCAGCAGAAGTAAATGAAACACACATAAGATACATTGCCGAACAGCATACCTTGTATCGCAATACACGGGCATCAAAATCCTTCCACATATCTGACAGTGCTTTCAAGAACTCTGACTTCTGCATGTTATCTCTTTCCTGAAGGATAAGAAGACAAGTCAATAAGAATTCTAAATTCTGCGTGTCATCAATTTTGTGATGCAAACAGGCTAAACTTTAATTCTTACAAGCATGTGGTCAAGGAAGCGCAGAGCACGCAATCTAGTATCATTTCGGAAAAATGGCGAGCCTGCAAAAATGAAGGGCATATATCCGGTAAAGattatcataataataataaaggagCAAAGAAATAtagtgttagaatataatataaaaccattaaagtgccCTTAcacaatagcttaagcttttgggataaagtggttatttgacatggtatcagagcctctatgaccgagaggtctagagttcgatccttgctcccctcactttctaattaaaaaagtggaatttaattaagcacatggtaggtgggcctgtgcatttatccacgcttcaagcccaaagggctcttgcgtgagggggcgtgttagaatataatataaaaccattaaagtgcccttacccaatagcttaagcttttgggataaagtggttatttgacatatAGCATTTGAGCTACATAGAAATATTATGTTCAGTGGATTATCTGAAGGCTCTAAAATAATAGAATCACCTTTTTTAAGCTTAAACAAACAGGCCATAACTTTTTATGACAAGTCCACTTCATTCACCACAGTAAAATATGGGGTGTGAATCAAACCTCCGCGGTTCCTAGATTCCTCAATTGCTAGTTCCTTATTTTACTAAGGAATGTACCTTTGGTTTTCTTCAAGGAAAAAGGTGAGCAGGATGCCAAATTAAAAGGAGAAAAGGCTGACTTTGGATGTTGATAGCAACAGCCTCACTTTCACTCTTTCATATGGCATTGATGACACATCTAATTTCTAAAGTGCATTTCCCTTCCCTTTGTAAAAATAAGAGGCAAGTAATTTAAGACAACAAAAGGTGACTGTTATTATAACAAAGAACACCCTTCCTAACAGAGGACGGCTCTTAAGTTTCCTTCTAACCGATTGAAGTTCAAGATGACTAACTATTACATGGGAAAGTACAGTGATGAGTTTCACCACACACTCTAAGCCAAAGGAAGCTTCTTAAACAGTAGCCATCCAGAGCTCCATGGCAATTCTAACAAGACCATCAAATGGAAGCCTCCAAACACAATGGCAACATCTGTTTCGCAAAAAAAGTGACCAGAAAATAGAGAAACTGGAAGGCTGCAGCAGAATGCAGATGAGTCTAGGAGAAATGAAACTAGTGGAAAAAGGGGAAAAGAGAGGGGAGGCTCTCAACAATATTCTGAATGGATGATGTCATGTCAGATTGATATTAGATGCAAAGTTACAACTATTTATACAAGTTTACTAGTGTACTATTAATAGCACCAGTCTAGACCAATAAAACTACTAACCTAACAAGACTTCTAGCATGATAACAATACTAATATTCTAGGCTCTGACAGCTTCTACGTCCTAACAATTCCCTGCCAAGGTAGCCAATTCACCAGTCGCTAACTTTGAAGTCTTAGATCAATTACTTTAATACTTTCACATCTGACATAATCAAGACCTTCCTCCCCAGACCAGAATCCAAAAATTCATTAATGAACACATCAGAATTTCATTTACAAGAAACTCTCTGAGAAAACTCTTTAAATATTTTGTGTCAggcctttttttttgttttccattGAAGCAATGAAAAATTGAATTGATTTGCAAAGCTAAATTCACCTGTAAAATCCATCGCATTTGGCCTGAAAGACTCATTTTGAGAGAGCATCCTTTGTAAGTCAGGAACTAGTTCCGACGGGATAGATGAGAAAGCATCACTGGATAAGTAAGTCAGGGTATTCATGTACTGCataagtacaaaagcaaatttTTTTATCACCTTCTGATGAATGAATAATATAGCCTACGTTATTACTATTAAGTAATGAAACTGTAGTCAATTTTCGTTGTTTCTatctaaatatataattaagaaTAATAATATATTCAAAACATGAAGAGTGAACAATTTTTGTTTTTACGGTTATATCCAATTGGATGTATGCAATATTAAAAAACAATCTCTTTTCAAGACTACATGCATGAACACCTACTATGAAAATTCTGAAAGAACATCGAAAACCTCAAAGTCATGTAAATTATTTTCAGTATTGACTTCAATCACAGCATTATAGTGGTATTTTAGTACTTTTACATATTGAAAGTGATACACCTAGAGTACACTATAATAGCAATCACCTTGCTTACTAACTAGTTAGCTACATAACAACCTAATTGCAAATAACAAAAGCTTGAAAAAAGCAGACATTTGATTCCTGTATATATAAACAAGATTCAACGGTCACATAAAACCTCTTTCAACAAGTTATTCTGACTAAAGTTTCTTTTCCAAATATCAAGCTCATTGTTTCAAACACCACTACCAGTCTAtgaaaaaggaagacaaaggATTTATATATACCATTTTCACATTGTTGTGGCAGTCAAACAAAGACTTGCGAGCAATTAAATGGTAGGCAAGGCATCCAAAACTGAAAATATCGGAAGAGGACCCAGGTGAAGACCCAGTGCTTCTCACCAGCTCAGGAGCTGTGTAATTAAGTGATGGCTGAAGGGGCAAAATAGAatcttcaacatcatactcctgtACAGCAGTCATAGTGAAATAAGACATGAGTCATTTAAGCAAATTTTACTTTGCTTCTAAGGACGCAAATAAGATACAAATGTAAAATAGTATAATTTCTTATTTGGATATAATATCATTTTTCAGCCTTGTCAAAAATCCTAGTTTAGTaacgtcaaaaaaaaaaaaatcctagtTTAGAACTTGATATGCAGACATTGCAAACATTATCGAGAAAAGCATAAGTTACGATGCAGATACACTATCATGTGCCAAGAATAATCACATAGGTATGAAATGCAGAGACACTCTAAGTAAAAGCATACAAGGTTACTAAAGGTTACAACTTATCGCTAAAGCAGAAATTTGTGGTCGAGAAGTGGatccaaggaaaaaaaaaagatgagatCCTGATAAAGATGAAAACAACCATTATATGCAAAAAAAAGTGCACGACACTTAGTAATATGATTGGTACTATAATAACACTGAATTAACCAAACATATAACAAAGATGCATAGAGATGAgcttaagaaaagaaaaaggaaacatATGCAACAGTAGGTTAATGTCAAAATAATGATATTTAACCCATTGAACATGTCAAGTGAGCAATACCAATATAGTAAATCCTAATCTTATCAAATGTTCAACTCACAGCATAATGGAAGGCTTGCAGATGAGATGAGTCACCCGAGTTCTCAGAAGTAGAAATTGCAAAACCAAATCCACCAAGTTTCCAGGCTCCGCTCAAGGTAATAAAAATATTCTGCAAAGATTAAAATTTGTATTCAATAAACCAAAAAGCAAGTCAATTTCTTGAGAGGTGCATAATGATActacagaaaattttccaaagtagaaagaaaattaatattatataaattcGTTGCTCTGTTACAAAGAAATCTCCAAACTAATTACAGGCTATATACCATTACCAATTAGAATGCACACACTGGTATTATTTATTTACCAGAATTTCTTCttttatcaaaagaaaaacTACTTGCCGCAAAACAAAAGACgaatagaaaaatatataacTCAAAGTGCTTAAAAGGATTAGTTGACACCTCCGGTGATATAGCTCGATGAATAAGACGAGCATGGTTGTGTAGAAAATCAAGGGATTCTGCAATCTGAAGTAAACCATGCTTCACCTCCAACAGTCCCATTTCCTGCAAAGTAAAAGCTTTCTTATAGGAAACTAGCAAATCAAACTAATACAGCATTCCATAAAAAATGCAGAATTAGTAGCAACCCAGCGAGTTATGTCCAATTAGTAGAACATTATACTAAACTAAAATCAAATGAAATCAGTTTGGGTAAACTTCACAACAAGCGCCGTATCAGAGCGAAAAGTTTATATGATCTATCAATGACTATGAGACTATTAAATAACCTCAACATAATATCATTCCTAATTATAAACCAATCAATTATCTAAATGGAAAAGCTAGCTAATCCAAACTGGTCCTAAATAGTCAATGGCATTAaacatgaaattgaaattgaaatgcaATACCATTCCCCTAAGATCCTTAGGAACATTTGCAATATTCTCAACATTGCCAAGAGTATTAGCAACAGAAGCAAACAAAGGTTCCGTCACCATAGCCATCGCATTCTTGTTCTCGTCGAGCGCCTGCACCACATGAACCACACCAGGATGCCTGAGCCGCACGAGCTTCGCCGCATCCGCCCGAATCAAATCCAAAAACGAATCCTCGGCCGCCTTGGTGAGCCCGGCGCGCATTCGCGCCTCGGAGAGAACCCGCTTATCCAACACCCACACGCACACGACAGGGTACTGGTGCTGCCGCGACGGATCACGAGCCCGGCCGGAGTACAACCTCCATGCCAGGCCGGGTCCTGCTGAGCCGATCTGGTCGAGGATCTCGTAGTCCTGAAGGGGCTTTGGGCCCGTGACCTCTTGCACCGTCGTCTGCACCTTTTTCTCGATGACCGCGGATGCCTTGGCCAATGCTTGGGTTAGGGTTTTCATGTTCAACGACAttttttggttgttgttgttctggTCGTCGGTGGTGGTGTTATGCGGTTATTTTCTGATGCGGCGGTGGAGGTGAGAGTTTGAAGGTGGATTTGAGATTCAGAGTAAGCCTCCGATGACGACCAGTTATAGTTCTGTGTCTCCTTTTCTCTGTTTCTTCTCCGTGTTGAAGTTTGAAGTCGTCATCTTTTTCTACCCGTCAGCTTGCTTCGCCTGTTTCATTTTTACGGTATTCTAATGGGAAAAAACTTacatcattttctttctttttctttttactaaATTTTCATCAAGTTCTCCCATTAAATAATAACAAGCATAAATggcatttttaatattatagaCAAAAGTAACAAATTTCTTCCATAAAAAAAATCCTAGCTGAAAGAGGCAAGACTAAAAGTGATGAGGAATCCAACTTCGTCATAGTGCAATGCAACTTCACACCAAGCCCGGTAAGACTATCTGGCGGCACGTTGGCTTGCCAAAACACATGATCAATATAAACATCATAGTCTCGCGATATGAAAATATGCAAATCCAACATAGCACTTTCATAAACATGGAAGTCGTATCGATTCCACTTTAGCACATCCACCAACTTCGAACCATCTGACCTACAAACAACCTGCCTAAAATTCCTCCTTCAAGCCATCAAAAGCTCATCTTCAAAGCATGGATTTCAGCTTTAAGCACATCACCCCAAGAATACTGATGACCCGAGTGTTTAagctatttttctagtttatttccatgcattttgatatattatttaggatattttagttattttaggTCACTCCAtgattatttcatgcattttacaatttttatgtggtttttagtatttttatatatttttatgatttttatttagatttattaggatttaagttattttatttttaattgatatgttttattttgagttattatctttttaatattttattctaatttattttatctttttaggatttttcggaataaaaagaaaagggaaaatCAGGAAAAAGGAAGTTGATTCGGTACAGCTGGTCCACGGAGTTACCATGCACCCGCAGGAGATTGGACGGATGCAGCTTTGTTCCATGCCATGTGGCGCGACCATATTAGAGGTGCACCATAAGACAATGACTTGCGGAGCACTGGATTACCCTCTTATAAGTTTGGTCCAATTGTAACATGACACGTGGCAGTAGCAGGTTTTTGTATTTTTGAAAGGTATCACGTGATTGGTACGGAAACAACAGACGGAAATAGAGCAACAGAAGCAATATATATATTGGAAAAAACGTAGAGAGGAGAAGGTGATTGAGATATTGAGAGCAGCTTTTGAGCCTTTTCTTGGAGTGAACCCTAGCACCACTTTGAGCTTTTTGAAgaactctttttattttaataatttatttgatcatggaagtcatgcttggctaaacctccGTAGGTACTTGGGGTGTCTGGTTTGATTCTCTTGACCTTATGTTTTGATTTAGTTTTTGACTCATGAATCCtagttttatttatgaatttctcatcttttataTTTGAATCTTTATGCATGAAGATTAAGTTTGCTATTTTGTATGCGATTAATAAATCGGTAGAAAATAGGGATCCGGTGAGGAATTGATTAGGAACGCCTACGCCTTAGAGATAAGGGGGTAACTTCTAATTGTGTTGGCTAGTAactaagtactttaattctccaatTGAATTCGTCTAGGAACTAAGAGATTAGTGTTAGCAGTTTAATTGGAAGTTCTACGTAGTTAAGAGATTATCACGTAGAAACTTAGGCAAGCACCATAAATAAGTTAGATAATTCATGAGTGAATTagtctattaagaacataagtgaAATTGATGAAATCCTACCCCAGGTACTTCCCCTTTTGATTGCTTTCAATATTGCGTACTTGCTTTTCACTGAATTCTTCAACTTTCAATTAAGTTCGTTTTCAACAACAATTACTTACCCCCAAAACCTTTTTACTAgtctttttagttatttaatatGTGAAATTGATTTGGACAACCGCAATCCTTGAGttcgataatttattactacttaACGAATAGGTACACTTGCCTAGGAGTTATCAAATACCCGCATAGAAACCCCTAAACCCCTAAGCTAGGAACTTGAAGAATCACGAAAAACACCTTTCATTCCCATACGATTGCGCGTACTACTATAGGTCATTCCCATGCGATTGCGCGTACTACTATAGACACCATCAGTCATCAACGAGACACATCCTGAGGCAACGACTAGCGAGCCTGATCCCTCAAGGCAAACTGGTGAGGTTCTGGAGATCCAAGACAGCGCGCGTAGTCGTGGAGCTCCTGACGAATCCAATCACACACATACACCACCGTCCATTGTTTATCCCCCAAAAACTATCTCATTCTGCCACCTCCAAAGGTCCCATAAGATAGTCAATCACTTTAAAGTGCGTTAACCACGCACTTTTAAAGTGTGTAGCTTACACACCAATCTGTGTAGTTAGTGCACTTTAAACTGCGAAGGTAaggcactttaaagtgcgtaagctacgcactttaaagtgcaaTTAGTGGCAAAAAAATAACTATTCATAATACGGCAGCGGTACCTTCAACGGAGAGGGCGACGACCAATGACGTACACTATGGCGACAACGACAAACACTGACAACGATTAAGATCCCAATTTGAATCTCAGGATCTTAGTATTTTAGAAATTGAGAAAGACCCAATGATTTGGATATATTGCAGGATAGAATGGATTGGATCGCACATGGATCCCGATTCGAGAAGCAAGGATCGCTCAGATCTCAATCTTGCGATCatcaagagaaagagagagtttCATACTTGAGCTTTTCTATTTTTGACCCAATTCAACGTCCCatttaagaattaaaaaaaaagtataatttcAGCCAAAACTCATTAATATTAAAGGTTTTTTGATAACTAAATAAAAGTGATAATCCTTAAATGATTATAACTTACATTTTTTTATGGATATGTCATAAGGTATGACATTCTGACATATATTATGACACTTGGATTATGATTCTTATGGCATGAGCTTATTATGTCGTTGTGTGTGAATCATGAGTTATATTTCCTATGTATGTGAATTTTTATGTATATGTTTTTATGAAGTATATATTTGCGTTCCCAACATGATCTTAAATGATTTATGATCCAATCCTAATTTTAGGATATACGATCTTTTACCCTCTTGACCGATCTTAAGAAGGATCCCAATCCTAACAACCTGGCGGCAACAGAAGAAAGAGGAGGAGATGGAGGATGAGTTTGAAGATGGTTATGGAGATGGGTATGAGTATGAGTGGTGttggagaaggaagaagaaagatgagAGTAAATATGAGGATAAATGGTGGTCGGTGGTTTGGAGAAGTTATTTTTCATTAAGGAtattttagacatttctctctTTTATGGATGGTATAACTAGATGTGGGGTGGTGAGAATAATAACTACCCAAAATTAAATATCAACTATATGagagattttttttgtttaatacattaaaaGAATAAATTGCACCATCCAGAATTGATCCTTGGACATCCAaaccccaactcatatgtcctaTAACTCTTATTATTTAAGTTATCATTCGAGGACACTATTGGAGAGAATATGGGAGAgcatcttttatttttcttaaaattatCATTAATTTGTGTGTTTCTTCTCATCCTTAAAGTAACCAACGAGTGGTTGattcaagtggtacatgtttgattctcCTTAAACAAACTCTCGGGTTCGAGTTGTGGATGGAAAAAATCATTATGGAGAGAGTTAACGGCACCGTAATATAGATGTTCTTAACTCGAACACGATCGTCTCCGAAAAACACATGTCTTAATTATATAATACATGAACATGAATTCTTAATTATCTTGGATTGGTCGTGTCCGAATCTCAGTTCATGAACTCACAGTAATCTTCTTATACATGTGTCGAAGACTCGTTGAAGATACGTCTCCACTATTGCTTCCATTAAACTCTAGATTCGCCTTTTCATTTTCATCATTACGTAACTACTGTACTTGACCTGGCTATGGCGGCGGAAAAAGAAGAATTTCTCAGAGAGTTCGGCGAACACTACGGCTATCCAAACGGCCCCAAAACCATTGATCAAATTCGTGCTACTGAATTCAAGAGATTACAAGGTCCTTCAATCTTTTCATATATCTTAGCAATATCATCAACTTTGCAaaattttggaattgaaaatTTGATGCTGTTTGTTTCTGCTTCCGATTAATACTGAGTTTCATCTCATCGCAATCACAATTTGAAATTACAGATACTGTATACTTGGATCATGCTGGTGCTACTTTATACTCCGAGATGCAAATGGAGTCGGTTTTTAAGGATCTCACTAGTAATGTATATGGAAATCCTCGTATCCTATTGTGATTGAGAATCATTGCAGTTCAATTATTTACGCGTGTTGTGATATCAAATATGAGTAAGTCCCTCGTTTGAAGAAAAGGATAGTGTTAAACACTTTATAAGTGTGATGACGCTTACACCTAATGTTTTAAGGTTTTGGGGTAAAAGATGTGGTGTCTAATTCACTTGTGGTTTATCTTTAGCCTGTGATGATCCCCTGTGTTTTTTTGCCCCTCGCGGCCCAACAGGGTGGAGATATTCTTAAAATTGAGTGTAGAGTGAATTTATGTAATTGGTAGTTTACACTCTTTATGAAGTGAAATTCCTTAATCATGATACTAGATAGCCAAAGTGACTCCAGTTCTGCGACTTCTGAGATTGTGAGCGCTGCCCGCCAACAGGTACAGACAAATATGCAATTACTTAAACATGTCAACTGCCTTTTTGTTATTAAATTATGATAATTTGGGATTATGTTCTGTGGTGAGTGATCTTTATCTAGACAAATGTTtgtattttgttattttgtatGTGTAAGGAGTGCTAAAGTTCAATTGGTGAATGCCTGTCTGGACACCATACTTTGCCTGGGGTTTACCTTGTCTTGCTTTGATTAACTTGGTGGGCCATGTTGTCTCTCCCATTTAAATGAGTCCAGTTGCCTACTAGGGAATTGCTATTGGATTCCTCTTTTGTAccttttgatttatgtttcagAAAATTCTGCATTTTGCACAGATTATTGAACTATTAGTCATACAGGTCCTTAAATACTGCAATGCATCTCCCAAAGACTATACCTGTATATTCACATCTGGGGCAACGGCAGCGTTGAAACTGGTTGGAGAGGCTTTTCCATGGAGTTGTAACAGTAATTTTATGTATACAATGGAGAATCATAACAGTGTTCTTGGAATAAGAGAGTATCCTACCTGATAAGAATGATAAGTTATACAATGCCATTAAATTTAGTGAAATGGGCTAAGTCCTGGCATTAGGTGCATAGATTTCAATAACATATTCTTTTGGCCCTGATGTAAGTCTAattcaattttctttctttcacttcatatatatatatatatatatatatatatatatatatatttaaccaTTTTTCTGTTCAGCAGCACTTAAAACTAAACtagttttatatatatttgtttgTTTATGCTGATTTTGTGTACATTCTTGTGTTTGGATTCAGAGAATGCCTTATCTCCTTTGATTGAATACAATATTTTCCTTCCAATAACATTACTCAAGTAAAAGATTCCTGTCACTTCTGATAAATATACGTGTCTTCTTAACTTTTTCCATCATGATTACTTTGCTGTATTAGATGATTCATAGCTCTAGTCTGTGTAACTCCTTAATAAGTATTAGATATGCTCTTGGTCAAGGAGCTACAGCTGTTTCTGTAGATATTGAAGAAGATGTGCATCCTAGAATAACAAGAGAAACTGTTTCTACAAAGATATCACTGCACCAAGAACAAAGGAGAAAAGTGGTTGGATTGCCGGAGGGAGAGCCAACAGGTAACTCTTGTGGTCATGGATATGTTTCTTC
This portion of the Lotus japonicus ecotype B-129 chromosome 3, LjGifu_v1.2 genome encodes:
- the LOC130744059 gene encoding SCY1-like protein 2 A, with amino-acid sequence MSLNMKTLTQALAKASAVIEKKVQTTVQEVTGPKPLQDYEILDQIGSAGPGLAWRLYSGRARDPSRQHQYPVVCVWVLDKRVLSEARMRAGLTKAAEDSFLDLIRADAAKLVRLRHPGVVHVVQALDENKNAMAMVTEPLFASVANTLGNVENIANVPKDLRGMEMGLLEVKHGLLQIAESLDFLHNHARLIHRAISPENIFITLSGAWKLGGFGFAISTSENSGDSSHLQAFHYAEYDVEDSILPLQPSLNYTAPELVRSTGSSPGSSSDIFSFGCLAYHLIARKSLFDCHNNVKMYMNTLTYLSSDAFSSIPSELVPDLQRMLSQNESFRPNAMDFTGSPFFRNDTRLRALRFLDHMLERDNMQKSEFLKALSDMWKDFDARVLRYKVLPPLCAELRNLVIQPMILPMVLTIAESQDKNDFEQSTLPALVPVLSTAAGDTLLLLVKHAELIINKTSQEHLISHVLPMIVRAYDDNDARLQEEVLKKSVSLAKQLDPQLVTQVILPRVHGLALKTTIAAVRVNALLCLGDMVNRLDKHAVLDILHTIQRCTAVDRSPPTLMCTLGVANSIFKRHGVEFVAEHVLPLLMPLLTAQQLNVQQFAKYMLFVKDMLQKIEEKRGVAVTDSGIPAVKLSPAVNGLQTEALRTSSSTVASTTKSNPSWDEDWGPKTKGTASSVQNSNDRPSQSVPRNSLGQETSLQKHLPLSGISDQQTTKSCPSVDVEWPPRSVGVTSQFGNAEKQTTSAGTPPTSTHKVDDPFADWPPRPSGSLSGGSGISNNGTLGMPPLNKQGFNSMTSNSSNLGFQTSNLWSVNPQSSAESASLNLRNASSATGNLNSSLEPQNSLGFLKQSHALPASNVSNNNFKSTDIGSIFSSNKNDQIAPKLAPPPSSTVGRGRGRGRGATSTTQRSNTSSRAEQPPLLDLLG